TTTGCATAGTAACGTACCTTAACGTTATCAATATCATACGCGACAACATCCCTCAATCTTTTATAATAAAGCTCACCAATAAATTTAAAGTCCCTGCCCCACCATTTGAAGTTATAATCCATTCCTCCAATAAAGTGTATTGATTTCTGGGCTTTCAGGTCCGTATTTAGCTCTCCATTTTGATCCCGCAGTTCACGATAGAAGGCAGGCTGCTGATAAACACCTGCTGCTGCTTTGAATACCACATCCCGCACCCAACCTGGGCGGAAAGAGACCTGCCATCTCGGGCTCACCAGTAGCTGCTCATTAAGTGTCCAGTAGTTGAGTCTTACACCATAGGTTGTAGTAATTCTCTTTGTAAGGTCACTCGTGTGCTGGATATGTCCGGTGTACTGTTCACTGGAAATCTCATTATCAGCCTGCAGGGACTCAATGTCAATTACAAAGTCAACAGAGTCTCTGAAAGTATATTCATTAAGCTGATCGTCAATATTTTGATATGAGTAGCCAAGTCCGAATTCAAGAGTATTTTTGTCATTGACAGTATAGGTATTTCTATTCTCAAGGTTGATAATGTTAGCTTCAAGGTTGTTACGCCCGTAGTCGTAGTTACTACCTATGCCTCTGATGTAAACGCATTCGTTAAAAGTGTCTGACCCCAGATTCTTATCAACATCACATAACCTGTAGGCGCCTTCAACATCTGTATACTCCCGCTCCAGGGCATAAACTCCGGAAGCTATGAGTTCGGACCTGAACCTGTCAGATAATTTTCTGGTTAATTTCGCCCCCCCCTGGTAGGTATCATACTCAAGTATTTCGCGGCCTGCAAAGCCTACAAAAAGCCTGAAAGAACGGTCAAATGTGCCAAATTCCGTTTCCCTGCTCTGGGGCTTTACAAAGTAGCGGTTTCGGCCATATGATGTTAACACGCCTAATGAGGTTCTGTCATCAAGTTTAAAATTGATATAAGCCTGAAGATCTGTAAACTTAGGAAGGTACTCACCCTGAGTTTCAAGCGTGTTAAGCAAATATTGGGCTGACTTGTGCCTTACGCCGGCCACATAAGTAATGTTCTCCGATTTGGTGGCGCCTTCCACATGGGCGGTACCTCCCAACAAGCCTAAAGTCAGGGAGGCTCCAAATTCAGAAGGCTTCTTATAATCTACATTCAATACCGATGAGAGCTTATCTCCGTATTTGGGCTGCCAGCCACCGGCGGAGAACTCTACTGATTCAACAAGGTTACTGTTTACAAAACTCAGGCCCTCCTGCTGCCCGTTGCTAATCAAAAATGGCCTGTAAACAGGAATATCATTGACGTAAATAAGGTTTTCGTCAAAACTTCCTCCCCTAACCGAATATGTTGAAGAAAGCTCATTATTGCTTACCACGCCGGGCAGTGTAGTCAGTACTTTATTGAAATCCCCAAAAGCAGTAGGCAGGCTTTCAAGTGATTTGGGTTTAATCCGGGTTACACTTACTTCATCCCTATTGTCCCTTTCTCCCTCAATTTGTACTCCTGTGAGCACTTCGGTTGTTTCAGTCAAAGTCACATTAAGCTGAATTGTTTCGCCTGCTTTGGCCGTTACAGAGCGTTTTTCAGGTGTGTACCCTACATGGGTAAATAAGAGTGTAACCGCTTCTCCCGGATCAATATCAATAGCGTAATTTCCAGCTTTTCCTGTAAATACACCTGTGGATGAACCCTCCTGCTGAATATTCACCCCTGTAAGAGGACTGCCCTTTTCATCCTGAACTATACCATTAACCTTTCCGGTTTGTGCCCATAGTCCATGGGTAACAAGTACAAAAAATGAGAATATCAGTTTAAATTTCATCCAGTGACTTTCGCTGATGACTAAACGTTCTTCAGGCTGGTTATTGTGTCTTTGGGATCAGAAGATTTAAACACAAAGCTTCCTGCTACCAGAATGTTGGCTCCCGCATCCAGAAGGGGTTTTGCGTTTTGCTGATTAACACCTCCGTCGATCTCAATAAGTGTGTGCGCTCCGGCGTCAACAATAATTTCTCTTAGCTGCCTTACCTTGGCATACGTGTGCTCTATAAATTTCTGCCCGCCAAAACCGGGATTGACTGACATCATGCATACAATATCAATATCATGGATAATATCTTCCAGCAGTTGTACATTAGTATGGGGGTTAATGGCCACGCCCGCCTTACATCCCAGATCTTTTATCTGTTGCAGGTTACGGTGTAAATGAGGACAAGCCTCATAATGAACCGATATGGAAGCAGCTCCTGCTTTATAGAAAGCTTCCACATAATTTTCAGGCTTTTCGATCATCAAATGTACATCCAGAGGCTTTTTGGCATGTGTACTGATCGCTTCTGTTACGGGGATCCCAAAGGAAATATTAGGAACAAATATTCCATCCATTATATCAATGTGAATCCAATCAGCATCACTCTCATTAAGCATTTCAACTTCTTGCTGCAGATTGGCAAAATCTGCTGCCAATATTGATGGGGCTATTATTGGTTTATCCATGCCGCAAAGATAGAAAAATATGGTTTAGTATCTCACTATTCTGTAACTCTCCACTCCCTGACTGGAATGAAGCTCAAGAAGGTAAATGCCCTTTTTTAGTTCTCCCAGTGAAATGGTGGCGGTCATGGATGCGGAGGGTGTAATCTCGTAAGTTCCTACGGACTGCCCGGTAACATTGTATATACGGATACTTACATTCTCCATGCGCTGCTTCAATCTTATATTCAGCAAATCCGTGGTTACAGGGTTTGGGTATATCGAAAAATATGACGATTCTTCAGGCTCCGCGCCTGATACTATGAACCGGTAACTGGGGATTCCGTAGCCATACTGGTTATTGGGTGTATCAGTATTGCTGCTGTGCTCAAGGATGAACGAGATCAGCTCTTTATTTGAAAGATCAGGATATAACTGCCAAAGAGAGGCTGCCAACCCGGTAATAAGTGGTGTTGCAAAGGATGTACCGGCACCATTAATAATGCTCCCAAAATCATTGATCACTGAGGTTCCGCCACCATACGCCATAACTTCCGGCTTAATTCGACCATCAGAAGTTGGCCCCAGGGAACTGAAGTTACTGATCTGTCCATTGCCATCGACAGAGCCTACGGAAAGTATGTTTTGGGCATCGGCAGGTGCTGTTACATACTTCCATGCTTTATTGCCTTCGTTTCCGGCACTCACTACTATCAGCAGCCCACGATCGGCAGCAAATGTAGCTGCCTGGCTGATAATAGTGGTTTTACCATCCATGTCTTCGTAGGTATAGTTCATGCCTGCGTCATCAAAATCAAAATACCCAACAGATCCATTGATTATATCAACGCCGGCACTGTCAGCTTTTTCTGCCGCAATCAGCCAGTTATATTCCTCAATTCGATATTCGGAGCCTGCATCTTCGGTAACAAACAGCATAAAGTCTGCATTGTATGCACTCCCTTCGTAGGCATCTGTTAAAAATGCTGCAGTTGCCGAAAAAACCCTTGTACCATGGGTGCTGTATTGATATACATTATCATTATTCTCCACAAGGTTCATCGTATATAGCAGCCTGTGGTCATCATAAATATGCTGAAAGGCATCTACGGTATTCACACCTTTAAAACCGCCGTCAAAAAAGGCAATGATCAGCCCCTCACCCCGATAACCTTCCTGATGTAGCAGATCAAGCCCTAGCATACCCAATTGATTATCTGTAACTTCTTCGACCTGAAGTTCTTCTTCAACTTTTGACAACCTGCCTGAAGAGCTCAGCTTTGAGCCTGGTGCAACATACACTACTGAGTCCACATAAGCCAGTGCTTCTATTGAGCTGATCACACCTGCATCAGCCTGAATAAGAGCTCCATTCAACCATTTGGTGGTAAAGAATACTTCCGCTCCCGTAGCATTTACTCCTGACACATAATCGGGGTCCACAGGAAGATCAGCGTTAGTTACGGGTATGTTCTGTGCCTCTCTTCTGGCAATGGCTCTGGCAGATAAAAACGCCTCAGGCACATTTACTGAATATGGCGTGCCTGCTTTGTCACTAAAAAAAACCACGTATCTGTTTACCTGAGCCCGAAGGCTGAGACTGAGAAGAACAAATACTATCAATATCGGGTGTTTTTTCAACATGTTGTCATACTATTTTACCGGCCGGGACTGGGCAGTTCCATTACTCACCTCCATAATCAATCAGATATTGTCTGTACTCATGGCCACTTTCTATCTGCTGTTGCCCGAGGCAGTCGGTATCTGTGCAATACTGTAAGGATATATCTTCTTTATATACCAACCCGATGTTGAGTCCGTAAATTTCAAATCGCCTGTCCAGTTCTACAGTAAAATCCTGATTATCTCCCTGTATTACGGTCAGTGTACTTTTTATGGTATCCTGAGCGGGAGTTATATACCGGCTGTAAAGGCTATCCATTTCATACAGATTGGAATCCAGGGCATTTAATGCGTTTCCATTCCAAATTTTGCCGTTTTCGACCGGGAAGGAAATTTTTATATAGGGAATATTCTCTTCAATAAGAATTGCCTGGTTTCCATCTTTTCGGGCAGTCCATGCAGTTGAAAACTCCCAGGAATCATTTTCGGTTTCCCGGGTTGAATAATGCACTATATATGATATTGTACCTGCCTGATTACTAAATGAGTCTACAACTTCTGCTTTTCTTTGGAAATTCGACGTTAGTACCTCTCCTGTTATTTTGTAATCGATGTTCTCTACATCATAGATATTGTACAACCCTACCTTCAATGGAAAAAAGGCCGCCCCAAGGCGCTCCTCATCAGGTTCCACTTCATCAGTGTCACAGGCCCAAAAGGCCAGCAAAAGGGATACAAGCAGCAAAGAACAGTTTTTATTCATATAGTAATTGTCTTTTTCAGCATCACACTATTCAAATATAATTAAACTCTGCCAAACCTATGGATATATGGTAAGAATAGCGCAAATCAAATTATGCCGGTTTTTAATATCGGTCTATAATGGAAACGTTTCAGTTAATTATATGTCCTTGATTTAGCGGAAGATAATTAATTAAATATAATTTCAACTTTTCAAGTACTATCGATGTTTGTGTTAATAATCCTTAGATACCTCTTTGAAATCTGCATTTTTTAAATCAAATTATAGATTAGTATACTTTAAATTTCTTTTACGTGATTATAAATTTCAATCTTTTTATTACTGCCTTTTGTTTTCTGAGTTCACCATTTTTTATATCTCACGGTCAAACACTCACCGGCCCTGAGGTTACCCAAAAGATGTTTTTAGCTACCAAGGAAATAAAAACACTCATTTACCGAATGAAAAAGATGGAGCGCATTGAAGGAAAAATGACTTCTCAAACCTCTTTTGTGAAGCTCCAGAGAAATCCGTTTAAGGTGTATACGAGGCAGGAATATCCTAACGATGGTTTGGAGGTGTTATTTAAAGAGGGGGATCATTCGGCCCTTATCAACCCGAACGGCTTTCCCTGGCTCAACCTTAAGCTCGACCCGCATGGCAGCAGAATGAGAAAAGAACAACATCACACTATTCATGATGCAGGCTATGATCAGGTGGTAGCAATACTTGAACATTTGTTTAATAAGTATCAGTCGCAGATACATAGCTTAACCTCACTGGAATCTACTACCTGGAAAAACAAGAACTGCTGGCAGGTGGAATTTAAAAACCCAAACTTTAAATACTCAAATTATACCGTTGGCCGTAATGAAACAATTTCGTCAATTGCCGACAAATACATGCTCAGTAGTCATATGATCCTTGAAGCCAATAAGAGTATTGAAGACTATTACGATGTCTCCGAAGGACAGGTCATTACCATTCCCAATGACTACTCTCCAAAAATGTTGCTGGTAATAGATAAACAAATTATGGTACCTCTGGTAATGAAGGTCTATGATGACAAAGGTTTATACGAACATTACGAGTTTTCAGATATTAAGATCAATCCGGTTATAAAGGACTCCGAGTTTTCTGAAGATTATCCGGAGTACGGTTTTTAAACAGGTATTACACCTGTCTCAATGTTACAACTACCTCTCACTATCATGATCATAACATATTGAAATTTAGTTCATTATAACAAAACTTACTTAAGTTAAGAAATTCAAATCATAACTCCCTGGCATAAATTAGTGGATGAGAGTATCCTCTCAGGGATGTTATTAATGACTAAAAAAAACAAGATTTCACTTGCCGGTAAAAAATAATTTTACAATTATTGCATCTCCAAAAGAAAAAGAAATGAATATGCACAATCTTAATATCACATTCACGGAATCGGGCGATGCTGCCTGCAAGTGGTATTACGATTTGGGATAGTATAGATTTTAAACAAAGAATCATATAAACCCGGCTCGTAAGACTCGGGTTTTTTGTTATAAGGAAGAAATGATTTACACAAAAGATCAAATATCGCAGCAAGTATTGCCATCAAACGCCACATCAGTTCCTGGTGGATTTTGCAGGCATATCCGGATCGGTGCATTTTATATAGAATAGATAATATTTATCTGCTTATATAAAGCCCGATCCTTGAAGGTCGGGCTTTTTTATTAGCTATAATTTCAAACTTTTCCTGAGTATAGCCATCATAGTCCGGTCTTAATATTATTAAGTATATAACTATAAAATTGAGAAACCATGACCGTTCGAGTACTACAACAGTATGTTTTTGATGCTGAGAGAGCCTTTGAAAGACAAGAATGGCTTGAAGGAAAAGACCTTCTGCATGAGGCTTTGGAAATGGAACCTATCTATGCCAAGGCTCATAACCACCTTGGCTGGCTACACCTTTACTATATAGTTGATTTTAAGCTGGCAGAAATGCACTTAAAGCTGGCCTTGAAATATGCCCCTGAATATCATGCACCATATCTGCATATGGCGCAGCTGTTGTTTGATATGGGCAAATGGCAAGAGCTGGAAAAACTATTAACTAAGGCGATGCATGTTGTCGGAGTTCAAAAATCTTTCATTTACAATGACTTGGGAAGGTTGCACGAAGTGCAAGGTGAATATAGCAAGGCGATAGATCACTATAAATTAGCAGTTCGTCATGCCCTGGATGGTAAGGAGATCGACGGTATCCGGGACAACATTAAAAGAGCCAGAAAAAAGAAGTGGATGCACTTTTGGTAAAGCACCGCCAA
This region of Fulvivirga ulvae genomic DNA includes:
- a CDS encoding O-linked GlcNAc transferase; this translates as MTVRVLQQYVFDAERAFERQEWLEGKDLLHEALEMEPIYAKAHNHLGWLHLYYIVDFKLAEMHLKLALKYAPEYHAPYLHMAQLLFDMGKWQELEKLLTKAMHVVGVQKSFIYNDLGRLHEVQGEYSKAIDHYKLAVRHALDGKEIDGIRDNIKRARKKKWMHFW
- a CDS encoding DUF1571 domain-containing protein, translated to MKKMERIEGKMTSQTSFVKLQRNPFKVYTRQEYPNDGLEVLFKEGDHSALINPNGFPWLNLKLDPHGSRMRKEQHHTIHDAGYDQVVAILEHLFNKYQSQIHSLTSLESTTWKNKNCWQVEFKNPNFKYSNYTVGRNETISSIADKYMLSSHMILEANKSIEDYYDVSEGQVITIPNDYSPKMLLVIDKQIMVPLVMKVYDDKGLYEHYEFSDIKINPVIKDSEFSEDYPEYGF
- a CDS encoding TonB-dependent receptor is translated as MKFKLIFSFFVLVTHGLWAQTGKVNGIVQDEKGSPLTGVNIQQEGSSTGVFTGKAGNYAIDIDPGEAVTLLFTHVGYTPEKRSVTAKAGETIQLNVTLTETTEVLTGVQIEGERDNRDEVSVTRIKPKSLESLPTAFGDFNKVLTTLPGVVSNNELSSTYSVRGGSFDENLIYVNDIPVYRPFLISNGQQEGLSFVNSNLVESVEFSAGGWQPKYGDKLSSVLNVDYKKPSEFGASLTLGLLGGTAHVEGATKSENITYVAGVRHKSAQYLLNTLETQGEYLPKFTDLQAYINFKLDDRTSLGVLTSYGRNRYFVKPQSRETEFGTFDRSFRLFVGFAGREILEYDTYQGGAKLTRKLSDRFRSELIASGVYALEREYTDVEGAYRLCDVDKNLGSDTFNECVYIRGIGSNYDYGRNNLEANIINLENRNTYTVNDKNTLEFGLGYSYQNIDDQLNEYTFRDSVDFVIDIESLQADNEISSEQYTGHIQHTSDLTKRITTTYGVRLNYWTLNEQLLVSPRWQVSFRPGWVRDVVFKAAAGVYQQPAFYRELRDQNGELNTDLKAQKSIHFIGGMDYNFKWWGRDFKFIGELYYKRLRDVVAYDIDNVKVRYYANNNAKAYATGLDLRVSGEFIEGTESWFSLGLLNAQEDVDGDGRGYIRRPTDQRLNIAVFFQDHLPNNPTFRVSLNLFFGSGLPFGPPQNFEKRNVFNGDTYRRLDIGFSKLFYLNREKYDEERQLMLSAEILNVLAVSNAISYTWVTDVSNNQFAVPNTLSARFLNVKLSIKI
- the rpe gene encoding ribulose-phosphate 3-epimerase; the encoded protein is MDKPIIAPSILAADFANLQQEVEMLNESDADWIHIDIMDGIFVPNISFGIPVTEAISTHAKKPLDVHLMIEKPENYVEAFYKAGAASISVHYEACPHLHRNLQQIKDLGCKAGVAINPHTNVQLLEDIIHDIDIVCMMSVNPGFGGQKFIEHTYAKVRQLREIIVDAGAHTLIEIDGGVNQQNAKPLLDAGANILVAGSFVFKSSDPKDTITSLKNV
- a CDS encoding S8 family serine peptidase, coding for MLKKHPILIVFVLLSLSLRAQVNRYVVFFSDKAGTPYSVNVPEAFLSARAIARREAQNIPVTNADLPVDPDYVSGVNATGAEVFFTTKWLNGALIQADAGVISSIEALAYVDSVVYVAPGSKLSSSGRLSKVEEELQVEEVTDNQLGMLGLDLLHQEGYRGEGLIIAFFDGGFKGVNTVDAFQHIYDDHRLLYTMNLVENNDNVYQYSTHGTRVFSATAAFLTDAYEGSAYNADFMLFVTEDAGSEYRIEEYNWLIAAEKADSAGVDIINGSVGYFDFDDAGMNYTYEDMDGKTTIISQAATFAADRGLLIVVSAGNEGNKAWKYVTAPADAQNILSVGSVDGNGQISNFSSLGPTSDGRIKPEVMAYGGGTSVINDFGSIINGAGTSFATPLITGLAASLWQLYPDLSNKELISFILEHSSNTDTPNNQYGYGIPSYRFIVSGAEPEESSYFSIYPNPVTTDLLNIRLKQRMENVSIRIYNVTGQSVGTYEITPSASMTATISLGELKKGIYLLELHSSQGVESYRIVRY